A stretch of Episyrphus balteatus chromosome 2, idEpiBalt1.1, whole genome shotgun sequence DNA encodes these proteins:
- the LOC129910239 gene encoding uncharacterized protein LOC129910239 isoform X3: MNLIAAVSILLVTILTFQTTVINGAKSLAEHKQHSSSKDHLALNPAAVSDGDSLVRKGRGAKSSNQGSETVSGVETSCRYSKSAWTECDTKTNSRSRTLTLKKGESSCQQTRTIQKKCKKACRYEKGAWTECTSGQMTRQDKLKTTSDATCEPVRAINKKCNPSGGKPKDKGNKERKNKDKSSRKAAAA, translated from the exons ATGAATCTCATCGCAGCTGTTAGCATTTTACTGGTCACCATTCTGACGTTCCAGACGACAGTGATAAATGGAGCTAAAAGCTTGGCCGAACACAAACAACATTCATCGTCCAAAGACCATTTGGCATTAAATCCAGCAGCAGTCTCTGATGGCGACAGTCTTGTTCGCAAAGGTCGTGGAGCAAAATCCTCCAATCAAGGATCTGAAACTGTCAGTGGTGTTG aaacttCATGCCGTTATTCAAAAAGTGCTTGGACTGAATGTGATACTAAAACCAATTCACGATCAAGAACATTGACTTTGAAGAAAGGTGAATCTAGCTGTCAACAGACAAGGACTATTCAgaagaaatgcaaaaaag CTTGCCGTTATGAAAAAGGTGCCTGGACTGAATGCACATCCGGCCAAATGACACGACAAGACAAACTTAAAACTACCAGCGATGCAACCTGTGAGCCAGTTCGTGCAATCAACAAGAAATGCAATCCCAGTGGTGGTAAGCCCAAGGATAAAGGCAACAAAGAACGTAAAAACAAGGACAAAA
- the LOC129910239 gene encoding uncharacterized protein DDB_G0271670-like isoform X2 has translation MNLIAAVSILLVTILTFQTTVINGAKSLAEHKQHSSSKDHLALNPAAVSDGDSLVRKGRGAKSSNQGSETVSGVATSAQSMSSDTINEERTKLPQHEQKSTSSSSSSSSSSGHQHNNKPKQRQMLKAQQHQTHVKRGGGNAKSAMGEKKSEEQKQTSCRYSKSAWTECDTKTNSRSRTLTLKKGESSCQQTRTIQKKCKKACRYEKGAWTECTSGQMTRQDKLKTTSDATCEPVRAINKKCNPSGGKPKDKGNKERKNKDKSSRKAAAA, from the exons ATGAATCTCATCGCAGCTGTTAGCATTTTACTGGTCACCATTCTGACGTTCCAGACGACAGTGATAAATGGAGCTAAAAGCTTGGCCGAACACAAACAACATTCATCGTCCAAAGACCATTTGGCATTAAATCCAGCAGCAGTCTCTGATGGCGACAGTCTTGTTCGCAAAGGTCGTGGAGCAAAATCCTCCAATCAAGGATCTGAAACTGTCAGTGGTGTTG CTACATCTGCACAAAGCATGTCCTCAGATACAATCAATGAAGAACGAACAAAACTACCGCAGCATGAGCAAAAGTCtacatcgtcatcatcatcatcatcctcatcttcgggacatcagcATAATAACAAGCCTAAACAAAGGCAAATGCTAAAGGCTCAACAACATCAGACACATGTCAAACGTGGAGGAGGTAATGCCAAGTCGGCAATGGGCGAAAAGAAGTCTGAGGAACAAAAAC aaacttCATGCCGTTATTCAAAAAGTGCTTGGACTGAATGTGATACTAAAACCAATTCACGATCAAGAACATTGACTTTGAAGAAAGGTGAATCTAGCTGTCAACAGACAAGGACTATTCAgaagaaatgcaaaaaag CTTGCCGTTATGAAAAAGGTGCCTGGACTGAATGCACATCCGGCCAAATGACACGACAAGACAAACTTAAAACTACCAGCGATGCAACCTGTGAGCCAGTTCGTGCAATCAACAAGAAATGCAATCCCAGTGGTGGTAAGCCCAAGGATAAAGGCAACAAAGAACGTAAAAACAAGGACAAAA
- the LOC129910239 gene encoding uncharacterized protein DDB_G0271670-like isoform X1, giving the protein MNLIAAVSILLVTILTFQTTVINGAKSLAEHKQHSSSKDHLALNPAAVSDGDSLVRKGRGAKSSNQGSETVSGVGKRGKNSKKLNKSTHLENSNAPATSAQSMSSDTINEERTKLPQHEQKSTSSSSSSSSSSGHQHNNKPKQRQMLKAQQHQTHVKRGGGNAKSAMGEKKSEEQKQTSCRYSKSAWTECDTKTNSRSRTLTLKKGESSCQQTRTIQKKCKKACRYEKGAWTECTSGQMTRQDKLKTTSDATCEPVRAINKKCNPSGGKPKDKGNKERKNKDKSSRKAAAA; this is encoded by the exons ATGAATCTCATCGCAGCTGTTAGCATTTTACTGGTCACCATTCTGACGTTCCAGACGACAGTGATAAATGGAGCTAAAAGCTTGGCCGAACACAAACAACATTCATCGTCCAAAGACCATTTGGCATTAAATCCAGCAGCAGTCTCTGATGGCGACAGTCTTGTTCGCAAAGGTCGTGGAGCAAAATCCTCCAATCAAGGATCTGAAACTGTCAGTGGTGTTGGTAAGCGGggcaaaaatagtaaaaaacttaacaaaagcACGCACTTAGAAAATTCTAACGCACCAGCTACATCTGCACAAAGCATGTCCTCAGATACAATCAATGAAGAACGAACAAAACTACCGCAGCATGAGCAAAAGTCtacatcgtcatcatcatcatcatcctcatcttcgggacatcagcATAATAACAAGCCTAAACAAAGGCAAATGCTAAAGGCTCAACAACATCAGACACATGTCAAACGTGGAGGAGGTAATGCCAAGTCGGCAATGGGCGAAAAGAAGTCTGAGGAACAAAAAC aaacttCATGCCGTTATTCAAAAAGTGCTTGGACTGAATGTGATACTAAAACCAATTCACGATCAAGAACATTGACTTTGAAGAAAGGTGAATCTAGCTGTCAACAGACAAGGACTATTCAgaagaaatgcaaaaaag CTTGCCGTTATGAAAAAGGTGCCTGGACTGAATGCACATCCGGCCAAATGACACGACAAGACAAACTTAAAACTACCAGCGATGCAACCTGTGAGCCAGTTCGTGCAATCAACAAGAAATGCAATCCCAGTGGTGGTAAGCCCAAGGATAAAGGCAACAAAGAACGTAAAAACAAGGACAAAA